The genomic region GCGCGGGCGCCGCTAGCCCGGCTTCCACCAGGCCCCGAAGTCCCCGACCGAAGTGGGGCCGCCTCTCCCGCTCCGAAGGAGCCATCGCCGCTttaaggggaagaggaggggaagggggcgggggtagtggggggcggggagcggcggccgcggagggggagggggagcccccTAGCTCCCACGTGGTCCGGGCGCCTGTGAATCGCGCCCGCCCGAGGGTCTCACAGCGAAATACAAAAGCAGCTGGGAAGCGGCGGCGCGGCGAGTTCCCAGCGCCGGGCAGAGCGCCGGGCAGAGCCCCGCGGCCACGATGAGGCTGAGGCGCCCGGAGCCCCGGAGCCAGCACGCTGCCGGGCCCGCCTCGCCGCGGGGACCCGGGCGCCCGGGCTCGGCTTGAAGCGGCGGCGGCCCCGGCACGGCCGGGGGGGGAGCATGGGCAGGAGGATGCGggacgccgccgccgccgccgccgccgcggggctCTGGCTGCTGGCGCTGGGCTCGCTGCTGGCGCTGTGGGGCGGGCTCCTGCCGCCGCGCACCCAGCCGCCCGAAGACCGACTCCCCCGGCGCCCGGCCGGGAGCGGCGGCCCGGGGCCCGCGCCTCgcttccccctgcccccgcccctggCGCGGGACGGCCGCGGCGGCTCCCTGAAAACTTTCCGGGCGCTGCTCACCTTGGCGGCCGGCGCTGACCGCCAGCCCCGGAGGCCCCCGGGCGAGCGCGGGCGGCACGTGCCAGCCGGGCGGCCGGGTCCCGAGGGGCGCGCCGCGGTGCACGGGGGCGTCTTCTGGAGCCGCGGCTTGGAGGAGCAGGTGCCCCGCGGTTTCTCCGAGTCGCAGGCGGCGGCGTGGCTGGAGGCGGCGCGCGGCGCCCGGGTGGTGGCCCTGGAGCGCGGCGGCTGCGGGCGCAGCTCCAACCGGCTGGCTCGCTTCTCCGACGGCACCCGCGCCTGCGTGCGCTACGGCATCAACCCTGAGCAGATACAGGGCGAGGCCCTGTCCTACTACCTGGCGCGCCTGCTGGGCCTCCAGCGCCACGTGCCGCCGCTGGCACTGGCCCGGGTGGAGGCTCGCGGCGCGCAGTGGGCGCAGGTGCAGGAGGAGCTTCGCGCGGCGCACTGGACGGAGGGCAGCGTGGTGAGCCTGACGCGCTGGCTGCCCAACCTCACCGACGTGGTGGTGCCCGCGCCCTGGCGCTCCGAGGACGGCCAGCTGCGGCCCCTGCGTGCCGCCGGGGACGAGCTGGCCAACCGCAGCCAGGCGGAGCTGGTGGACCTGGTGCAGTGGACCGACTTGATCCTTTTCGACTATCTGACGGCCAACTTCGACCGGCTTGTCAGCAATCTCTTCAGCCTGCAGTGGGACCCGCGCGTCATGCAGCGCGCCACCAGCAACCTGCACCGCGGCCCCGGCGGGGCGCTGGTCTTTCTGGACAACGAGGCGGGCTTGGTGCACGGCTACCGGGTGGCGGGCATGTGGGACAAGTATAACGAGCCGCTGCTGCAGTCGGTGTGCGTGTTCCGCGAGCGGACAGCGCGGCGCGTCCTGGAGCTGCACCGCGGCCAGGACGCGGCCGCCCGGCTGCTGCGCCTCTACCAGCACCACGAGCCTCGCTTCCCGGAGCTGGCCGCGCTCGCCGACCCCCACGCTCAGCTGCTGCAGCGCCGCCTCGACTTCCTCGCCAAGCACATTTTGCACTGTAAGGCCAAGTACGGCCGCCGACCGGGGACTTAGCGTCCCccggaagaagagagggagagaccccCTGGCTGGGGAATGGATGATGGGGGAAGGGCCGTCGCCTCGGCCACCGCCTGGGACCGGCCAACGCCCAGCCAGTGGCCCCAGCGGCATGGAGGCTGAAACTTCACGGCTTCACCCACCTGCCCCTTTCTCTCAGCCTCGCgctgtttcctttcccaagttCGGGGAGGACGAGCTCACCGGGGCGAGAAGTGTAACAGCCCCTCCGCCCAGCCTATAAAAGGATTCTGCCCTGCGTCAGCACGGAGTTTGGATCCGAAGAAACTGGCGGCCGGAGTCTGGCCCCCGGCTGGCCGTCTCTGTGGGAGATGCATCCCATTCCCTGGCCCCCTCATTCCCCTTTCCGAAAAAGGAAAACTTCTATTTGAGCCGTTGAGCTAATTGTGCATTTTCTCCCAAATACGCGCTGGTGGCCCCGGAGCAGGGCTGTGACATTGGCTGGTGGAGCCCCCTTCCTGTGTTCTGCCTTTGTTCCAGCACCATTCATGGTGAGATCACTGttaggaagggggggggggaggctccCGATAGGACAAAGAGAGCAAGACCTTCAGAACGGGGGAGGGGGGTCCTCCAGACCCTGACAATTTGTCTGACTTGTTCCTTACCCCATGTCTTTTTGGCCTAAAGGCTACAAATGCAGGACCGGCCGTATTGCACTGAGTCAAGTAatgaatttcttcttcctccctcctcccctccgaCCAAAATTTTGACAATGATGTTGTTCACCAGAAGAAAATGAGTTTCATGcactttactttgtttttattttagttttttattaagaaaaacttttttatttgacaaaatttgccttctgtgtatatatgtgcataaagtgtgttgtaaatatactaaacaaacttatatttcaataaaagggagtttaaaatttagaatttaatttctgtggttttaactGTGGGAGATCTCTGATGCCCTACCTGCTTTTAGAATAAGCTTTAGGGTTTCTCccttgtgtgtgtgctttttaaaacaaaggatgCATATATACCCCAGTTGTGATTACCGGAACTAACAGAACTGAACAAAGACAAGAGCAGTTTCTCTGTCCTGTTCACTCAAATGAACCGTAGTGCAGGAAATTTCAAGAGTTCAGTAGAGaatgtggggagggagaggaaaggattCTATTTCCTGGCaaataaaactgatataaaaGGATTTCACTGCGATATATTCCTATATTAATCATTTGGCAAGTATGATAGAACCAGATGTGCAGACTAAAATGACAAATGCCCCCTTTTTAAGCCTAACTACAATGGGCACGTGTTGCACATTTTTTTCAGCATTGTAATTACCATGCATCACAATATGTACAGACAACAAGCGGAGCACATGTTGCAAACAGAGAAAGTCATAAATTAATTGTTCTCTTTAACCTcctggcataaaaaaaaaaaaaaaatctcctggcaTAAATTCCATTGCATCCAGGAGATGAGGACTCATCCAACCCTCTTAAGAggttgtgtgggtttttttccaggTATTAATTGCATAAGCCCCTATAACAGCCATGGTGAGACCAAGAAAGTGGGCAGTACTTTGTATGAGACCTTTGATTCCTTACATTTTGGGGACTGcaaacttagaaatatttttggattGTCTTAAGCTCCTTTTTTGACCcatgggggaagaagagaggggtttggtttgtgtttgttttacaaCCCACCGGTGTTTTATCTTGACGTTTTATTTGATGTCTGGGTCCAAGTGATCTTgcatattatcttatttttatttaatgactttTAACTCAAAGCAACTTTTGGTTACTctaatagttatttatttgatgtgCATTTGTAAACCTAGGGTTTTATAGACTCCTGAAGATAATTGAATCTCTGTGGGTTCCCCTTCTCACTCCACATTACAACACAGCCTGTATAATTTCACTATTTAATACCATCCTTACACTTTCAGTGCCTGATGCTAAGTCAAATCTTActtcaactgaaaaaaaagtgaagtccATAAACTTTGTGGGACAAGCCAAATTTTTTCATTAGTACAGCCACAGAATGTACTGATAtgggaaatatctttttttttaagacattgttCATGTGAGACCTCTGATAATTACACCCttctaaaagaaacattttccatttctgatgATTGATAACTATGTGAGATTTGCTGCCTAAGTCAACCAAGGCTGTTTCcagaaaaggataaatatttaGCAACCTGCATTTTTGCCCAACATGTTCATCGAGGAAAACAATAAGCAGAAATCAGTTTCACAGACCATGCAGGAAATACACCCTGACTCCCGTGTAGAGTCAACCCTGGTGAGTTCTGGGCCAGCAACATTCCCTACATTCCTCTTAAACTTCAGTTCCAAGCCCAGACTTGGCCATTAACCCAAAGCAAGAAACTAAGCATAATTTAAATGGCTCTTCTCAGATTCTTTAGTGAACCATATCTGCCTGTTTGAGAAATAAGTTTAATTACATGGTGGGGTTGGTAAGGGAACCCAgacttaattacagagaacaggCTTTAACTGTTGCTATTCCTTGTGGATAATCGGTAGGCCATGGCATAGAAAGATCAATTAAAGATTTGCCATGGTCAGTGAATACTGGTAGGGccaaataatttttcagaaaaaaaaaagaacaaaagaaaacccaaacttTCAGGCTGCAGCATGATGTGGAAAGAGTAATGGATTCTGCAggcaaaatatattctgaattctGTCCCTTACCTATTTACTTTCAGCAAATCATTTAACTTAGTtctctcatctatgaaatggaaatTCGATCAGAGTATTGTGGGACTTAATGTTAACATATAAAACATAAGGGGCATGTAATAggtacttcaaaaaaaaattccacttcctcttcatctttaaaaaacctCTTGCCCTTCTTACACTCAGTAAACCCCGACTAATTTTCATCATCAAAGCCAAACCTAGCAGTTTCCAAGGTCAGGTTCAGTGTTTGAAGTGtggtaataaatgaattcagcaaagtaccAAGGACCGCCTCCCGCCACTATGCAAAGCACTGGATAAGGCCCAGGGCACAGGTCTGATCTCTACACGGGTCTGCAAGTGTGGTTTCTGCACCCCAGCAGGTGCCTCGCACCAAAGCAGCTATCCTCCAAATACAGGAGGGTAATATTTCTTAAGTAAATGCCTTCTTGCCGATCCATCACCACTTCTAGAAAGCATCAAAAAGTGATGACTCTTTGCAAGAACAATCCTCCTCTCGAATCCTTCTGCCAAGACAAAATAGGCAGTTGACCTTTCCTCCTTGGATTTGAGTATTGATTAATTCCCTTCATCAGTGACATAGTTCTACACTATTAAGAGTATTTGCCCTCCTGTCTTCGAGTCAGGAAGGAAAACACATTAGTTTAACACATCTCAACTCTTCTCAACCTGCCTATGGCTGCAGCTAGAAGAACCCTGTAAGGCTTAAAGGTTGATTATGTGGATTAAaggagtaaatatttgttaatattctcagaacagtgcctggcacataataaacacaATATAAGTGTTTGTTCCTTGGTGAGGGAGGTCACTTTCTCCTCTAAGTCAAAATCAGAGGCGCTCTGAGTCGCAGGCAGGATCCACATTCATAATCCTTCTTTATCTTTGCAATTATAGAACACTCTCTGCATGCTTCTATTTTGGCTCAGGAAGACCAGCCAGAGTGCATGAGTCTGGCAGGAATTACCTAAAGCCCACAGTTGTCAGCTGGTTGTCTCCTTTCTGAGAATGTCTTCTATGCGAGTGGTCACAGGCACCCCCTCTTTTTTCACAGGGAGGCTGTGATTCTGTTTCTCACGTGGCTCTTCAACTCCAGGCTGCAGTGAGCTGTGGCATTTTGCACCTTCTGAGCTATCCAGTAGTCGTGGATCATCCAAGCCCAAGCGCAGATTATTTGTCCATCCCCACACCTGCTCCAGCTCACAGACCCACAGATGCTATATGGTAAAAGGTTGGCAGAATTAGTAGtgaaggagaaaggggagtccAGTTGATCCAGAAGCACAGCCATTGCTCCAGAAGAGACTAGAATGCCAGCTGCAGGGTTGGTATGGAAACCACAGAGCAAGAGTTGACACCCACCTCTAAGTATGCTTCCCTCATTAGAGTCGAACGTTAAGGATCCTGGGAGTCAAGAGCCGGGGGCTCCTTCTGACTCACATGTCGCTTGAGAAAGTCATTTCCCCCCATCTGGTTCCAGGTGTCTTACCTGGAACAGAAAGTGTTGGAGTACATTGTTTGACTTTCCCATTTTTTTGACCAGAACTCACAGTAAGGCATACACTTTACATTGTGAACCAGCATGTACACACAaagaagaacacacacacacacacacacacacacgcacacacacagaggcatacaACTGAAACAAAAGTTTCTCAAAACAGTATGTGCAAAATGCTTTTAATATTCAATTCAATTTTAGTCTATCCCTCCTCTCCCTTTACTTCCCAGTGTTAGCTGTGGCCCTCTAAACTGATTTCATAACTCATTAGTGGGGTATAGACTAGCCCCTGCAAAACACTGAATTAGATGATGACGGGTAAGCTCATTTCCAGCTCTAAGATGCCAGAGAATTCCATTTATAACCAGTTTATCACTGACTACAATTTTTCCCCAAAAGGAATACAGGCTTCAATTTGGtatactctttaaaaaacagaagactGAAGtgctttatttcaaaatatatttgggaGAACTGCTCCAAATCTTCCCTAAGTTCTGCTTATAAACACCTTTAAGAGTCCCTTAATGTGGAAAGTAACTTGCAGTCTGTTCCAACCATGTGTGAGCAAATAGTGCTGTTGTGAGGctttggagggggaaaaaatcctttGCATCTCTGCCTTAACATGGCCCAAGGACAACTCAAGAGGACAGTTTCTTTTCTGTGTATTCATAAAGATCAGATGTAGGagtcataattttttaatgtgactgttttaccaatttctctttctatgtcCTGCTGTGGGGGAAACTGCATTAATAAACTCTGTCTCAATGCTGCCCAGCTGGAATATTTTTTCTCTGCAGGACTCCACCATATATAGCTAAAGGAatgctcattttatttatcttttcaactTTATTTCCACTTAGGATATGTCTTCTTGacacttttgaaatttttctcttaacAGCACCTTAATGTGTTTAGGAGAATAGAGAACTAATTGTTCATTgagtaataacaacaacaagaaagaactctttttccccctttctttggTGCCATATGGTACCTCTTATGGTTTTCGCAGTTATTTTATACCCTATCCAGAAAAATTAAATCGCTTATGGAACTGGCATTTTTCCAGTGCCAGCTTAGAGCTTTTCCTTTGCTGAGAAATTGTGGGTTAATAATAGAGAAATGTCACTTTTAATTTGATGGTCCTACATCATGCATTATCTCTGCCTGTTTACACCCTAccctcaatgattttttttttttaatactcattAAAGAACGTGTCCCCATTCTCCAAATGGCCTGGAGAAGCAAGGCGAGCAGATTATGACCACAGCcatgatctcttttcttttttcttttagttgtgataaaatatacataacataaagtttGCCATTCTAaccagttttaagtgtacaattcagtgatacTCTATTATCGATGTCATACAACCATACCACAATCTATTTCCAAAACATGTTTGTCACGCCAGACAAAAACTCTGCCATCATTAACCAGTAACTCCTCGATTCTCCtttcccagcctctggtaacttctaatctactttctgtctttgcGAATTTGCCTAGTCTAGATatttcacataagtggaatcacacatcatttgtctttctgtgcctggcttctttcacttacacAGCCATGATCTTGGTCATAGAGGCAACATGATAGAACATAAGCAATACCATTTGGGAACTGGTAAAGCTGGATTTGAGTCTGATTTCCACCATTTCATAAATAGCCTTAGATTTTCAGACGAATTGAGGAACTCCTCATTTTTCCCATCTGGAAAAGCAATGGGAAGACTAGATGTTCTCTAGAATCCCTTTCAACTTTAGAAAAATACCATGTGTTTATGTACGGCAACTCTGTAAATGAATTCCATCCCTAACTTccgatttcttttctcttgaagaTACAGTAACTTTTCAAGTGCCTCCTAAAAAGTCCCAGCTCATGTCCTAAGGACTGTGGAATCAATGGTGAGGAAGATATGGTGAGGTGCTTGCCTTCAAGTTGCCTAGAGTCTACTGAGGGAGCTGGAATGTTATCGAGCAGAGACAATATGTGATCAGTGCTATGACAGAGGAAAGTACTGCAGACCATGTAGCAGGACTTTGTAAACTGCTCTGGAGGGAGGTCAAAGAAGGCTTACAAGTTGGTCTTGGGTTTATCTTTGAATTTACAGAAGTCTTGAAGAGAAGGAAGCTACAAAAGGGGAGATTTTTTTATAGGAATTCTGAAGACATCCTGCTGACAAGATTGCAGGGAGGTTTGAGTCCCATGATAGTGGTTTAAGCttaggtgttgtttttttttagttttgctttttgtttttgcagCGGGGATGGCACCTGCTTTCTGCAATATGACATACACTTAAGTATTAATCACCCTAAGGTTGGGTTCATGGGTGGGGTTATGCTGTAGGAATTTCTATCATGGGGAATTACTTCTGTCAATAATAACTCCTTTTTGATGAACACGTACTAACAAATGATTCTTTGTGTTGGGCATTTTGCAGGGAATTAGCAATGATAACTTTGgatggaatatttattttacagatgtggaaagtaAGGCTCAAAGCAGTTAAGGTCAAAGAGGTGGGGTCGCTGCTCAAAGACAGATCGAACACCAAAGAGTAGGTTGGACCTTTTAGTTTTTCCctcttgtcttcctttctttttccattccccCCTTTTTCTTAATATTGGTCTTTTGTAATTGGTTTCTTTTAAgatattctctttgcttttggtgtcctgtAATCTCATTATGATGTATTTAgatgtggatttatttttgtttttctctcatagGAACATGATGTATTTCTTAAATCTAATGAGTCTTTTTTTTCAGTCTAGAATAAGTCTCagtcattatctcttcaaatattctctctctcttattctttccattttctccttctaGAAATATTACTGGGCATATGTTAGGTCATCTTTTTCTATCCCCCATGGCCCAAGTTCCAGtacatattttccatctcttaatCTTTCTACCCTGCCCTCCAGGTAATTTTCTCAGATCTAGTCTTCCAGTTCACTTATTCTCTCTCCAACAGTGTGTAAGCAACTATTTTATCCATccctgaagttttgttttgtctt from Zalophus californianus isolate mZalCal1 chromosome 11, mZalCal1.pri.v2, whole genome shotgun sequence harbors:
- the FJX1 gene encoding four-jointed box protein 1 — encoded protein: MGRRMRDAAAAAAAAGLWLLALGSLLALWGGLLPPRTQPPEDRLPRRPAGSGGPGPAPRFPLPPPLARDGRGGSLKTFRALLTLAAGADRQPRRPPGERGRHVPAGRPGPEGRAAVHGGVFWSRGLEEQVPRGFSESQAAAWLEAARGARVVALERGGCGRSSNRLARFSDGTRACVRYGINPEQIQGEALSYYLARLLGLQRHVPPLALARVEARGAQWAQVQEELRAAHWTEGSVVSLTRWLPNLTDVVVPAPWRSEDGQLRPLRAAGDELANRSQAELVDLVQWTDLILFDYLTANFDRLVSNLFSLQWDPRVMQRATSNLHRGPGGALVFLDNEAGLVHGYRVAGMWDKYNEPLLQSVCVFRERTARRVLELHRGQDAAARLLRLYQHHEPRFPELAALADPHAQLLQRRLDFLAKHILHCKAKYGRRPGT